TAGGAGATATTCTCATAACCCAGTTCGTAGGCCACTTCAGTAACATTCCGAGTTTTCAGTAAATTCTTAGCGTGAGTCAGTTTCAGGTTTGTTATATATTCCTTTGGCGTCGTTCCAATGATCTTTTTGAAAGAATTGCAGAAATTTGCCTCAGACATATTAAGATCGTGCGCCAATTTACATATGGTTAACGGCTGCCTGATATTCTCCTGTATATACTTGATAGATTGGTATATAGGATGATTGTGTTCAACATTAATGATCTGTTGTATCCCTTTAATCTGAACTAGATGATAAACCATTTCCTGTACGTAAAGATCAATCAGGAATTCTTTATTTTTATCGGCTTTTTCAGAAACATTGGTAACTTTATTCAAACATTTTCTGAACTCGTCATTAATTTTACAAAGTAAAAATTTTTCCTCATTAAGAGAGTCATAATCTGCATCTATTTCAATACTTATTTTCTCTGTCACCTTTTTTAATAGGCTGTCGTTGAGCTCAAAAACCAATGCCTTTGTAGGGCAATCAATTTCCATATGGACATTCGAGTGGGGTGGTAACACAATAAACTGACCCGGATTATATGTAAAATGAATGTCTTTGTTTACTGAAACATGCTTACAGCCATCTAGTATGGTACATAGCCTTGTATATTCATACGATTTGTAATCACATTTCATTGGAGAAAGATCATAATATAACAATCTAGTATAATCCGTTTCCAACCCGTCCGCTAATTCTATACCTCGGTTAAAATTCGTCAGCACCCTTTAAACACCTCCTTATTCAATACATTTACATCTTTATAGTACTATGAGGGTCAATATTTAAGATATGGATAATTCGTGACAAAAAAAATAGGATTACTTTTTAAAGATAATTGTTAGTTTTTAAAAATATTAAAGAATATAGTGAAAGCGTAATC
The DNA window shown above is from Bacillus sp. T3 and carries:
- a CDS encoding helix-turn-helix transcriptional regulator; this encodes MLTNFNRGIELADGLETDYTRLLYYDLSPMKCDYKSYEYTRLCTILDGCKHVSVNKDIHFTYNPGQFIVLPPHSNVHMEIDCPTKALVFELNDSLLKKVTEKISIEIDADYDSLNEEKFLLCKINDEFRKCLNKVTNVSEKADKNKEFLIDLYVQEMVYHLVQIKGIQQIINVEHNHPIYQSIKYIQENIRQPLTICKLAHDLNMSEANFCNSFKKIIGTTPKEYITNLKLTHAKNLLKTRNVTEVAYELGYENISYFIALFKNKYGITPKHYKSIGNVPVLYKYEE